Proteins from a genomic interval of Piscinibacter sp. HJYY11:
- the motA gene encoding flagellar motor stator protein MotA encodes MIVLIGYGVALGCIFGAYIIHGGNMSVILKALPTELMAILGGALGAFVVNNQPKVLKATMSALPTLLKGSKYTKARYMELLALLYDILQKARKEGLMSIEKDVEEPQNSALFKKYATVGSDHHVVEFVTDYLRMMVSGNLNAHEIESLMDSEIDTHHHEAHAPAAAIARLAGALPAFGIVAAVLGVVNTMGSVGQPPAILGGMIGSALVGTFLGILLAYAVAEPLAGLMEQKNDEGTKELQCIKTTLLASMQGYAPQVAVEFGRKVLYSTERPTFAELEGHVKGKK; translated from the coding sequence ATGATTGTTCTCATCGGCTACGGCGTCGCCCTGGGGTGCATCTTCGGGGCCTACATCATTCACGGCGGCAACATGTCCGTGATCCTGAAGGCGTTGCCGACGGAATTGATGGCCATCCTGGGCGGAGCCCTGGGCGCCTTCGTGGTGAACAACCAGCCCAAGGTGCTGAAGGCCACGATGTCCGCGCTGCCCACGCTGCTCAAGGGCAGCAAGTACACCAAGGCGCGGTACATGGAGCTGCTCGCGCTGCTCTACGACATCCTGCAGAAGGCCCGCAAGGAAGGCCTGATGTCGATTGAAAAGGACGTGGAGGAGCCGCAGAACTCGGCCCTCTTCAAGAAATACGCGACGGTGGGCAGCGACCACCACGTGGTCGAGTTCGTCACCGACTACCTGCGCATGATGGTCTCGGGCAACCTGAACGCCCACGAGATCGAGAGCCTGATGGACAGCGAGATCGACACCCACCACCACGAGGCGCACGCGCCCGCGGCGGCGATCGCGCGCCTTGCCGGCGCCCTGCCCGCCTTCGGCATCGTGGCCGCGGTGCTGGGCGTGGTGAACACCATGGGCTCGGTGGGCCAGCCGCCCGCCATCCTCGGCGGCATGATCGGCTCCGCACTCGTCGGCACCTTCCTCGGCATTCTTCTCGCCTACGCCGTCGCCGAGCCGCTCGCCGGCCTGATGGAGCAGAAGAACGACGAAGGCACGAAGGAGCTCCAGTGCATCAAGACGACGCTCCTGGCCAGCATGCAGGGCTACGCCCCGCAGGTCGCCGTCGAATTCGGCCGCAAGGTTCTCTACTCCACCGAGCGCCCGACCTTTGCTGAGCTCGAAGGCCACGTCAAAGGCAAGAAGTAA
- the motB gene encoding flagellar motor protein MotB encodes MAGDSKKLQPIIIKRVKKGGHAAHGGAWKIAYADFVTAMMAFFLLMWLLGSTTEGDKKGIADYFNSPLRVALLSGGSGSGDSSHVVKGGGTDLTRSGGQVKRGDIDTTRATINLAAMRAEQRAGETGKLEQVKAHIEKMLTAEAERFGNMKNQVKLDMTADGLRIQIIDEGNRPMFDSGSAVVKPYMRELLRDIGSVLAEVPNRLTLEGHTDAQPFAADRNGLGYGNWELSADRANASRRELTAGGLPTDRMLRVQGLASSVPFDKEDPLAPSNRRISIIVMNRDAEDRFFNKVPPAEETPTSAPAVPKVATEAAVAPSITNPNAR; translated from the coding sequence ATGGCCGGCGATAGCAAGAAGCTCCAACCGATCATCATCAAGCGCGTCAAGAAGGGCGGCCATGCGGCCCATGGCGGCGCGTGGAAGATCGCGTATGCCGACTTCGTGACCGCGATGATGGCGTTCTTCCTGCTCATGTGGCTGCTCGGCTCCACCACCGAGGGCGACAAGAAGGGCATCGCCGACTATTTCAACTCGCCGCTCCGGGTGGCGCTGCTCTCCGGTGGCAGCGGCTCGGGCGACTCGTCGCACGTGGTCAAGGGCGGCGGCACCGACCTCACCCGCTCGGGGGGCCAGGTCAAGCGCGGCGACATCGACACCACCCGCGCCACCATCAACCTCGCCGCCATGCGCGCCGAGCAGCGTGCCGGCGAGACGGGCAAGCTCGAGCAGGTCAAGGCGCACATCGAGAAGATGCTCACCGCCGAGGCCGAGCGCTTCGGCAACATGAAAAACCAGGTCAAGCTCGACATGACCGCCGACGGCCTGCGCATCCAGATCATCGACGAGGGCAACCGGCCGATGTTCGACAGCGGCAGCGCCGTCGTGAAGCCCTACATGCGCGAGCTGCTGCGCGACATCGGCTCCGTGCTCGCCGAGGTGCCCAACCGGCTCACGCTCGAGGGCCATACCGACGCCCAGCCCTTCGCCGCCGACCGCAACGGCCTGGGCTACGGCAACTGGGAGCTCTCGGCCGACCGCGCCAACGCCTCGCGCCGCGAGCTCACCGCTGGTGGCCTGCCGACCGACCGCATGCTGCGCGTGCAGGGCCTCGCCTCCAGCGTGCCCTTCGACAAGGAAGACCCCCTCGCGCCGAGCAACCGCCGCATCAGCATCATCGTGATGAACCGCGACGCCGAGGACCGCTTCTTCAACAAGGTGCCCCCGGCCGAAGAAACACCGACGAGTGCTCCAGCTGTGCCCAAAGTCGCAACTGAAGCTGCCGTCGCCCCCTCAATAACCAATCCGAACGCCCGATAA
- the cheY gene encoding chemotaxis response regulator CheY, whose protein sequence is MSNPDMKFLIVDDFSTMRRIVRGLLKELGYNNAEEAEDGVAALNLLKNAKFDFVVSDINMPNMNGFELLAAIKAEASLKHIPVLMVTAEARKEDIVRAAQDGAAGYIVKPFTKATLEEKVQKIMQKLATAA, encoded by the coding sequence ATGAGCAACCCTGACATGAAGTTCCTGATCGTCGACGACTTCTCGACCATGCGCCGCATCGTGCGCGGGTTGCTGAAGGAGCTCGGCTACAACAACGCCGAAGAAGCCGAAGACGGCGTGGCGGCCCTGAACCTGCTGAAGAACGCGAAGTTCGACTTCGTCGTCAGCGACATCAACATGCCCAACATGAACGGCTTCGAGCTGCTCGCCGCCATCAAGGCCGAAGCCAGCCTGAAGCACATTCCCGTGCTGATGGTCACCGCCGAAGCCCGCAAGGAAGACATCGTGCGCGCCGCCCAAGACGGCGCCGCCGGCTACATCGTCAAACCTTTCACCAAGGCCACCTTGGAGGAAAAGGTTCAAAAGATCATGCAAAAACTGGCCACAGCGGCCTGA